In the genome of Candidatus Bathyarchaeota archaeon, one region contains:
- a CDS encoding RNA-protein complex protein Nop10, protein MVWLMMRCIVCKRYTLNRDRCPSCGGAVKSAHPAKFSPDDRYAKYKGMMRRMSREENSNSGEREG, encoded by the coding sequence ATGGTCTGGCTGATGATGAGGTGTATTGTCTGCAAAAGGTATACCCTCAACAGAGATCGATGCCCCTCCTGTGGAGGAGCTGTAAAGTCAGCTCATCCAGCGAAATTTTCTCCTGACGACAGATACGCAAAATATAAGGGCATGATGAGGAGAATGAGCCGTGAAGAGAACAGTAATTCTGGAGAAAGAGAAGGTTAA
- a CDS encoding translation initiation factor IF-2 subunit alpha yields the protein MVDSNSSEWPEVGELVIVTVNRITPYGAYVTLDEYNKEGFLHISEISSSWVRNIRDFVREGEKNVLKVLRVDVERAQIDLSLRRVTRREKRETILLWKRKKRAESILKTAAQRLGMSDEIREKIALQLQEAFGDIYEGLERAIKEGPEVLIKCGLTKEVAEVIVEISREKIKAPTVKVKGNLRISCAKPDGVLKVKEALLKAKEVKTPPGSEIKIYVVSPPRYCMEVMAADHKEANAIIEEAARKAIEFIIREGGLGSFERG from the coding sequence ATGGTAGATTCTAATAGTTCTGAATGGCCTGAAGTAGGTGAACTCGTAATAGTCACTGTTAATAGGATAACTCCATACGGAGCATATGTCACGCTAGATGAGTATAACAAAGAGGGGTTTCTGCACATCTCTGAAATTTCCTCAAGCTGGGTCAGAAACATAAGGGATTTTGTGCGTGAAGGAGAAAAAAACGTTTTAAAAGTCCTGAGAGTTGATGTGGAGCGAGCCCAAATAGACCTTTCTTTGAGGAGGGTAACCCGACGAGAAAAGAGAGAAACAATCCTATTATGGAAACGCAAGAAGAGAGCTGAGAGCATCCTAAAAACCGCAGCCCAACGGCTAGGAATGAGTGATGAGATACGCGAGAAAATTGCACTTCAGCTTCAAGAAGCCTTTGGCGACATTTATGAGGGGTTAGAGAGAGCTATAAAAGAGGGTCCTGAAGTCCTAATAAAATGCGGTCTAACGAAAGAGGTTGCTGAAGTAATTGTGGAGATATCTAGGGAAAAGATCAAGGCGCCGACTGTTAAAGTGAAGGGAAACTTAAGGATTAGCTGCGCCAAGCCAGATGGAGTCCTAAAGGTGAAGGAAGCATTGCTAAAGGCTAAAGAAGTCAAGACGCCGCCAGGTTCAGAAATCAAAATATATGTTGTATCTCCTCCGCGATATTGCATGGAGGTTATGGCCGCCGACCATAAGGAGGCCAACGCCATTATTGAGGAGGCCGCTAGAAAAGCGATTGAGTTCATAATAAGAGAGGGTGGGCTGGGGAGCTTCGAAAGAGGATAA
- a CDS encoding DNA topoisomerase IV subunit A, with protein MSGLSKEDVLERKDEIQKSLVKLGERFYRQINGGVFPWVEMRSRSTDNIFYSPELRQYVLGDKKVRRSSRVISHLRPFTQMVWAAYFVNELLKQRKTSTLRDVYYSAQAYDIFFKDQAESDDIITDLETVIEHSREAFNVFPEERSAVFGDLIIQYTVPGYENRQLNLSSHPDGMMIGPALTDARFIKTSADKVIVIEKGAMFTRFVEERVYEKFNAILIYTAGQAPRSTRYFIRRLNQELGLPVYIFTDADPWGMHIAMVIISGSANAAHLRELTTPDAKWAGVWASDIMRYKLPSEELKEIDLKRLRELRSDPRYKEKLWQREIETFSKIRKKCELEAFSRYGLTHIVDKYLPERLKEIGA; from the coding sequence AGGCGAGAGATTCTATCGCCAGATTAATGGTGGAGTATTTCCCTGGGTGGAGATGAGAAGCAGATCAACAGACAACATATTCTATAGTCCGGAACTTAGACAGTACGTGTTAGGCGACAAGAAGGTTCGGAGAAGCTCAAGGGTTATTTCGCATCTCCGCCCATTCACACAAATGGTTTGGGCGGCCTACTTTGTCAATGAACTTCTAAAGCAGAGGAAAACAAGCACATTAAGAGATGTCTACTACTCCGCACAGGCCTACGACATCTTCTTCAAGGACCAGGCGGAATCAGATGACATAATAACGGATCTTGAAACGGTGATTGAGCATTCCCGTGAAGCCTTCAACGTCTTCCCAGAGGAGCGATCAGCAGTATTCGGCGACTTAATAATCCAGTACACAGTTCCAGGATATGAGAATCGGCAATTGAATTTATCCTCACATCCTGACGGCATGATGATAGGCCCAGCGCTAACGGACGCACGCTTCATAAAGACCAGTGCGGACAAGGTTATCGTCATCGAGAAGGGCGCCATGTTCACACGTTTCGTAGAAGAGAGAGTATATGAGAAATTTAATGCCATCCTAATCTACACAGCTGGGCAAGCACCGAGATCTACAAGATATTTCATTCGAAGGCTTAACCAAGAACTCGGGCTGCCCGTATACATATTCACAGATGCCGATCCATGGGGAATGCACATAGCAATGGTGATAATCTCAGGATCAGCCAACGCAGCGCACTTAAGAGAGTTAACGACGCCTGATGCAAAATGGGCAGGTGTCTGGGCCTCTGACATAATGCGATACAAGCTGCCAAGCGAGGAGCTGAAGGAGATCGACCTAAAACGACTGCGGGAACTAAGATCTGACCCTAGATATAAAGAAAAACTTTGGCAGAGAGAAATTGAAACATTCTCGAAGATAAGGAAGAAATGTGAACTAGAAGCCTTCTCCCGCTATGGACTAACACATATCGTGGACAAATATCTTCCAGAAAGGTTGAAAGAGATTGGAGCCTAG
- a CDS encoding 50S ribosomal protein L44e, producing MNVPKEIVTYCPRCKTHTAQAVTLYKEGKRRALAKGERRHERERKGYGGQKYPMLKRKAKTTKKQALKLRCKQCGYTRHKKGIRLKKMEIK from the coding sequence ATGAATGTTCCTAAGGAGATCGTCACATACTGTCCAAGATGTAAGACGCATACTGCGCAAGCCGTCACCTTATACAAAGAGGGGAAGAGAAGAGCGCTTGCTAAGGGTGAACGCCGGCATGAGCGTGAAAGGAAAGGCTATGGAGGCCAGAAGTACCCCATGCTGAAAAGAAAGGCTAAGACAACAAAGAAGCAGGCTCTCAAGCTTCGGTGCAAGCAATGTGGATATACGAGGCATAAGAAGGGGATACGTCTGAAAAAGATGGAAATCAAATAG
- a CDS encoding homoserine kinase produces MSSSDIVKVKAPCSSANLGSGFDVFGLALDAFHDVLTVERAEKGVSIEVKGQDSQMIPSDPMKNTAGVVAREMLKGREDGVKIILEKGVPPKKGLGSSGASAAAAAVAINYLFDMKLAPEDLVKLASKGEMVSAGSSHADNVAASILGGFTMVYMWNDELKVVRLEPPPNLEVVLAMPRIEAPEMKTAIARSILPKTVPLENVVSNVRNACLVVAGFHFGDIHMIGKGMNDTIVEPARMNLIPNYKAVRRAAVEAGAAGVAISGAGPTVIAIMDKTKVLAKEVAKAMEDAFLEAGIECETVSCKASLEGTTRIS; encoded by the coding sequence ATGAGCTCCTCGGATATTGTGAAGGTTAAAGCTCCTTGCAGCTCAGCAAATCTCGGATCAGGTTTCGATGTTTTTGGGTTAGCGTTAGATGCGTTTCACGATGTTCTGACTGTAGAACGTGCGGAGAAGGGCGTTTCTATTGAAGTAAAAGGGCAAGATTCTCAAATGATCCCATCAGATCCTATGAAGAATACGGCTGGCGTTGTGGCAAGGGAGATGCTAAAAGGTAGGGAGGACGGTGTTAAGATTATACTTGAGAAGGGTGTGCCTCCCAAGAAAGGTCTGGGAAGTAGTGGGGCTTCGGCAGCAGCCGCAGCCGTGGCCATAAATTATCTTTTTGATATGAAACTTGCACCGGAAGACCTTGTAAAATTAGCCTCCAAAGGCGAAATGGTTTCGGCCGGATCAAGCCACGCTGACAATGTGGCAGCGTCTATTCTGGGCGGTTTCACAATGGTTTATATGTGGAATGATGAACTCAAGGTAGTCCGCTTAGAGCCTCCGCCCAACCTAGAAGTAGTATTGGCCATGCCTAGAATTGAGGCTCCAGAGATGAAAACCGCAATAGCCAGATCCATCCTGCCAAAAACAGTGCCATTGGAGAATGTCGTATCAAATGTTAGAAACGCATGCCTTGTAGTCGCAGGTTTTCACTTTGGCGATATTCATATGATTGGAAAGGGAATGAATGACACGATTGTTGAGCCAGCAAGGATGAATCTGATCCCAAACTATAAAGCGGTTAGAAGGGCTGCGGTAGAAGCTGGCGCCGCGGGTGTCGCCATTAGCGGGGCCGGTCCAACCGTCATAGCCATCATGGACAAAACGAAAGTTTTGGCGAAAGAAGTCGCGAAGGCTATGGAAGATGCGTTCCTAGAAGCCGGAATAGAATGCGAAACGGTTTCATGCAAGGCTTCACTGGAGGGAACAACGAGAATCTCGTGA
- a CDS encoding zinc ribbon domain-containing protein — protein MGYCENCGFPLPEGAEFCPSCGIRIRRKSEAAYSGENLARILQSGITGAFLSLLIIYLVSAFTNADLYFLPSFLSSLLIIYFYRVRRFDEAVCISLAIYLFAEGMIAGLNLGYLYSNGIPLAEVYGDYVPTIVDVIMYASNPVTAVIAGYLGARLSFGSQPREATPVTVEGRREPGGVIYSVKRLAKSSHNA, from the coding sequence ATGGGATATTGTGAAAATTGCGGTTTTCCTCTGCCGGAGGGAGCTGAGTTCTGCCCAAGCTGCGGCATCCGGATAAGAAGAAAAAGTGAAGCTGCATATTCGGGGGAGAATCTAGCGAGAATTTTGCAGTCAGGTATAACAGGGGCATTTCTTTCATTACTAATTATATATTTAGTATCCGCATTCACCAACGCTGACCTTTATTTTCTCCCATCATTCCTTTCATCACTTCTAATCATATACTTCTATAGAGTTAGAAGATTTGATGAGGCAGTATGCATCTCGCTGGCAATCTACCTTTTCGCTGAGGGCATGATTGCAGGGTTGAATCTCGGATATCTCTATTCAAATGGCATACCCTTAGCAGAGGTTTATGGGGACTATGTGCCGACAATTGTGGACGTAATAATGTACGCTTCAAACCCTGTTACTGCAGTGATTGCTGGCTATCTTGGGGCTAGACTTTCATTTGGATCGCAGCCTAGAGAGGCGACTCCAGTTACAGTTGAGGGAAGAAGAGAGCCGGGAGGCGTTATATATAGCGTAAAACGACTTGCTAAATCTTCTCATAATGCTTAA
- a CDS encoding PAC2 family protein has protein sequence MKRTVILEKEKVNLKNPVLIEGLPGLGLVGKIVVEYLARQLKAKKIAELYSPHFPYYAVVDGRGSIRLPRLTFYGLTNEIGDNDLILLTGDSQAQTVEGQYEVADEILNFAVNKQARIVITIGGYRKEDVETPQVFVSSTNLELLNRALDAGAKETSIGNPIVGTAGLLIGLGKFRGIEGLCLLAETSGYLPDPKAAKSILNVLKRLLNFSADLSGLDREIRKAIEIEEKMRRLDEQRRISTRVRQRLEEEKITYIS, from the coding sequence GTGAAGAGAACAGTAATTCTGGAGAAAGAGAAGGTTAACCTAAAAAATCCTGTATTGATAGAAGGGCTGCCTGGGCTCGGACTAGTCGGCAAAATAGTGGTAGAGTACCTTGCGAGGCAGTTAAAAGCCAAGAAGATTGCGGAGCTATACTCCCCACACTTTCCATATTATGCAGTCGTTGACGGGAGGGGTAGCATCAGACTTCCTAGGCTCACATTTTATGGTTTGACCAACGAGATCGGAGATAATGATCTCATTCTACTTACGGGTGACAGTCAAGCACAAACGGTTGAGGGACAGTATGAAGTTGCTGACGAGATCCTGAACTTTGCGGTCAATAAGCAGGCTAGAATCGTAATAACGATAGGCGGATATAGGAAGGAAGATGTGGAGACACCACAAGTATTCGTTTCTTCAACAAATTTGGAACTGTTAAATAGGGCTTTAGATGCGGGTGCCAAGGAAACCTCTATTGGAAATCCAATAGTTGGAACAGCTGGTTTACTCATAGGGCTAGGAAAATTTAGGGGGATAGAAGGCCTCTGTCTTTTAGCAGAAACATCAGGCTATCTGCCAGATCCGAAAGCGGCGAAAAGCATACTCAACGTGTTAAAAAGGCTGCTCAACTTTTCTGCGGATCTTTCGGGATTAGACAGAGAGATTCGCAAAGCTATAGAAATAGAGGAGAAGATGAGAAGGCTGGATGAACAGAGAAGGATCTCTACCCGCGTAAGGCAGAGACTGGAAGAGGAAAAAATAACCTACATCAGCTAG
- a CDS encoding 30S ribosomal protein S27e codes for MSEWEKIIPKPKSAFIQVKCTDCGNEQVTYSHSKTVVRCNICNAVLAEPAGGKARIKGEILKVLE; via the coding sequence ATGAGCGAGTGGGAAAAGATAATTCCCAAACCTAAATCCGCATTCATCCAAGTCAAGTGTACAGATTGCGGGAATGAGCAAGTAACTTACAGCCATTCTAAAACGGTTGTCAGATGCAACATCTGCAACGCTGTTCTTGCCGAGCCAGCTGGCGGAAAAGCGAGGATAAAAGGCGAGATTTTAAAAGTTTTGGAGTAG
- a CDS encoding translation initiation factor IF-2 subunit gamma: protein MQRKPTPPRQPEVNIGTIGHVDHGKTTLVEALTGVWASRHSEELKRGITIKLGYADAAVFRCPKCESPRNYSTDEQCQRCGSKGEFVRALSFVDAPGHEALMATMLSGAAVMDGVILVIAADERCPQPQTREHLAAIEIIGINKIVIAQNKIDLVDRHRALESYMEIKKFVEGTVAEEAPIIPLSAQNRINVDLLLYAVEHYIPTPVREATKPPRMYVVRSFDINKPGTSVEDLVGGVIGGTIIQGSFKVGDEIEIRPGISGLHGKERSYEPLFTRITSLHTGGRNVEEAYCGGLVGVGTLLDPSLTKADGLVGNVVGRPETLPETRFDLSLEFHLFERVVGTKEMSEVKNLNNGEELLLDVGTAPTIGRVENVRGDKVEMKLSRPVCAEDSARVAISRRIAGRWRLIGFGIIR, encoded by the coding sequence ATGCAAAGAAAGCCTACTCCGCCACGTCAACCAGAGGTCAACATTGGAACTATAGGTCATGTTGACCATGGTAAAACGACGCTTGTAGAGGCTTTAACAGGAGTTTGGGCATCTAGACATAGTGAGGAATTGAAGAGAGGGATAACCATTAAGCTAGGGTATGCTGACGCCGCCGTCTTCAGATGCCCAAAATGTGAAAGTCCTCGTAATTACTCTACAGATGAGCAGTGCCAGAGATGCGGATCGAAAGGGGAATTTGTTCGTGCCCTAAGCTTCGTCGACGCTCCTGGACATGAAGCCTTAATGGCGACTATGCTCTCGGGAGCAGCCGTCATGGACGGCGTAATACTCGTTATTGCTGCCGATGAACGTTGCCCACAACCACAGACTCGAGAGCATCTTGCCGCCATAGAGATAATCGGTATAAACAAGATAGTTATTGCTCAGAATAAAATTGATCTTGTAGACAGGCATAGAGCGCTAGAAAGTTACATGGAGATCAAAAAATTTGTTGAAGGAACAGTGGCTGAGGAGGCGCCGATCATACCGCTTTCAGCCCAAAACCGAATCAACGTTGATCTTCTCCTTTATGCTGTCGAGCATTACATCCCGACGCCAGTAAGAGAGGCTACTAAGCCTCCTAGAATGTATGTTGTAAGGTCTTTTGATATTAATAAGCCTGGAACATCTGTCGAGGATCTGGTTGGAGGCGTGATAGGTGGGACAATTATTCAAGGATCATTCAAGGTTGGAGATGAGATTGAGATAAGGCCTGGGATCAGCGGGCTACATGGTAAAGAAAGGTCATATGAACCCCTTTTTACAAGGATAACGAGCCTTCATACGGGCGGCCGAAACGTTGAGGAGGCGTATTGCGGTGGTTTGGTGGGCGTGGGCACACTTCTTGACCCTTCATTGACGAAGGCAGATGGTTTGGTTGGTAATGTTGTAGGAAGACCTGAAACACTTCCAGAGACGAGGTTTGATCTATCATTGGAGTTTCATCTTTTTGAAAGAGTTGTTGGCACAAAAGAGATGAGTGAGGTTAAAAATCTCAATAATGGAGAGGAGCTTCTGCTAGATGTTGGAACCGCTCCCACAATAGGCAGAGTGGAAAATGTTAGAGGCGACAAAGTTGAGATGAAACTGAGCCGACCGGTTTGCGCAGAGGATTCTGCAAGGGTGGCGATTAGTAGGAGAATAGCTGGCAGGTGGAGGCTTATCGGATTTGGGATAATTAGATAA